Genomic DNA from Brassica rapa cultivar Chiifu-401-42 chromosome A04, CAAS_Brap_v3.01, whole genome shotgun sequence:
CCACTTCTTTGGCAACCCCGCATCAGTGACCGCTGCCTTTCAACTAGTTAGCCCTAAACCAACTGAGACTTCTTTCCtatatataatacaaaaaaaagaaaacattcatCACAGCTTTCCAAAGTCCAAAAGCACAGTTTCGTACAAGAAACCAACCTTGCATCTTGCAATTGATCCAAAAATGGAGAATATACTGGGTCTTCTGAGAATTCATGTGAAGAGAGGTGTGAATCTCGCCATTAGAGATACCTCAAGCAGCGATCCTTACATCGTCTTTTACTCAGGAAAACAGGTAAAATATCGATTTTGTGTTTTGAGATTTGACAGCGGACtatttgatctttttttttcatgtcaGATCTCCAACATAAGACACCAAGAACagagattttagattttaaattagACATAGTTTAGTTAATATTAATGGTGTTTCAAAGCTTTATTAGTTTGTTTGATCAAGTCAGATTCGGAGAGTTTTATCTAATTTTTACAAGGTCTCTGAATCTTTATTCagtatatatgtatgaagagtgACGGTGTCTTAGCctaatataaaatacaaagGAAACCAGAAACCTGTGGTCATACCTTCTCTGCTAAAGCTTAGATatgtaatttattattttcttacaagTTTAACTGGAGAAGAAGACTTTATGATCATGTTCATGTCCTTGTTATATATCTCTTGCATAAATCACCAAAAACTGAGACTTAAGGTTTTGAGTCATCAGGGTATAGTTATCAGTAATCGGGTTGATCCTAAATCTTGTTGGTTTGTTTGATCGTGGCAGATTTGCAAAGTTTTATCTAATTCGTGAAATTTCCTTGAATCTTGATTTAgtatatatgtatgtaaaaaagaaaattgaaacCTGCGGTGATAACTTCTCTGCTAAAGCTGAGATATATAATTGACTTTTTCACAAAAGTTAAATGGGAGAAGAAGAATATGATCATGTTCATGTTTGTGTGGGTCCTTGTACAGATGATCTATTGAATTATGTAGGAATATTGGTCCTCTTTTACATTAAAGCCACCAATCTCTCCTCTTGTGTCAACATCAAATACTCTGTCTCCAGCACGAAATAATTGAGTTGATGATTTGTGATATTTTTCCTTTTGGAAAACATTTGATAGTTCCTGATCCTTGATAATCTCTCCTCTCCTATATGtagttttaatgttttatttatttgatacaGAAGCTTAAAACCCGTGTAATCAAACATAGTATAAACCCCGAATGGAACGACGAGCTTACTCTTTCCGTTACAGATCCAAATCTCAGTGTTAAACTTGTAAGTCATCCTTACGTTTTATTTTACCATGACTGTTAGAAGCTAGTTTTACTAGAGATATGAAACATTTTGTTTGTTATGTGCAGACGGTTTACGACAAGGACTTGTTCTCAGCGGATGACAAGATGGGAGAAGCAGAGTTTAGCATTGCTCCATATCTTGAAGCCATTAAACTACGCCATAAGCTTGAAGGACAACTTCCCAACGGAACCATAATAATGAAGGTACAACCGACCAGACAAAACTGTTTGTCTGAAGAGAGCCATATTTTGTTGAACCAAGACAAGCTTGTGCAGAATATGTTCCTTAGACTCCAGCACGTGGAGTGTGGAGAGGTCGAGCTACAGCTCGAGTGGATTGATGTTCCCGGTTCAAAGGGTTTTTAAGTCTATCCGATCCGATCCTTAGTCCCTTATGCATACatggtttagaaattagaacTACGGCGTTGTTCGAAACTGGTCAGTGAAAGGATCTCAAACTGGTTATGTAATGAACTCTTTTGTGTTTTCTGTTCTAATTTGAGTCCAAGAGCGTGCAAGTCCATGAGGAATAACTTAATGCAACTTCATCCGTAGCTTTCTAAAACATGAGttctgaaaacaaaatattaatattttaattacatgattaagttttaataaaatcaaatcattTAATCATTGGACGAGGACAAATGGTAAAGTGATGTATTTTGTTGATGACATATGGATAGAGAGgttctaaaaaaattacaacCAAAAGCTagttctctttctttcttattttttttaaaaaaaatttctttaaataTTAGATATTCATTAACATCTTTCTGTTGGACTTGCACTGAGAGCATGACTGGTTTTTTTGATACCACCCACAAACACAACTTTTACGGCTGTTAGCGTTTTGTAATAATCACTCAAAGCGTTCTAAACCGattcaaaccgctctaaacttTTTAAACTCAAAAgttggttccagctagcgtttgtgAGCTGTTGCTGAAgcatacattttttttcttttcttaaaaacaatataaatacaaaactaaaaattaaaaaaattaaattgaagtAATAGAAATACgaaaatatatcttttaaattttaatttatattataatttttttaaaaatattttctataattttttttaaaatcataattttataaatataatttttatatttattataatattatgtttttaatatttttatatttatataaaatatatatattattaatttattatttaaccgctatTGTATTTGGTGGTTTgtcagtcataagtatcccacAAACGCACTAATTTCTAACCGCAGTActagtcgtacaaatctcttaaaactacttaaaaccgcaaccacccgcatctgcaaactcccgcaaccgtaTCAGCTGCAGTTACACCagtcaaaatctaaatataacaTTTCGATATCTTCATGATATGGGTGTCTTAAAACAAGAAGGTGTAAAAAAGAATATATTGGTTTATTGTGTGATAAATCAAATTTAGACATTTatattaactatatttttaatatttttttaacaatttaattattcaactaaatatctaaatatttaaaataaattaactgaAAAGATATTCAtacttatttttcttattccga
This window encodes:
- the LOC103864148 gene encoding protein C2-DOMAIN ABA-RELATED 1, encoding MENILGLLRIHVKRGVNLAIRDTSSSDPYIVFYSGKQKLKTRVIKHSINPEWNDELTLSVTDPNLSVKLTVYDKDLFSADDKMGEAEFSIAPYLEAIKLRHKLEGQLPNGTIIMKVQPTRQNCLSEESHILLNQDKLVQNMFLRLQHVECGEVELQLEWIDVPGSKGF